The Streptomyces seoulensis genome contains a region encoding:
- a CDS encoding 3-hydroxybutyryl-CoA dehydrogenase produces MTDFRAGDISRVGVVGCGQMGAGIAEVCARAGLDVMVAETTGDALEYGRTRLHNSLGKAAERGKISEEERDAALARLSFTTDLGEFADRDLVIEAVVENEQVKTEIFQVLDQVVTRPDAILASNTSSIPLVKLAVATSRPDHVIGIHFFNPAPVQNLVELIPALTTSEGTLSRAQIFAEKTLGKHAIRAQDRSGFVVNALLVPYLLSAIRMFESGIASREDIDNGMEMGCAHPMGPLKLSDLIGLDTIVSIANSMYAEYKEPLYAAPPLLQRMVEAGRLGRKSGSGFYSY; encoded by the coding sequence GTGACGGACTTCCGAGCCGGAGACATCTCGCGCGTCGGAGTCGTGGGCTGCGGCCAGATGGGCGCGGGCATCGCCGAGGTGTGCGCACGCGCGGGACTGGACGTGATGGTCGCCGAGACCACGGGCGACGCCCTGGAGTACGGCCGTACCCGCCTGCACAACTCCCTGGGCAAGGCGGCGGAGCGCGGCAAGATCAGCGAGGAGGAGCGGGACGCGGCCCTGGCGCGGCTGAGCTTCACCACCGACCTGGGCGAGTTCGCCGACCGCGATCTGGTGATCGAGGCCGTGGTGGAGAACGAGCAGGTGAAGACGGAGATCTTCCAGGTGCTCGACCAGGTGGTGACGCGTCCGGACGCGATCCTGGCCTCCAACACCTCCTCCATCCCGCTGGTGAAGCTGGCGGTCGCCACCTCGCGCCCCGACCACGTGATCGGCATCCACTTCTTCAACCCGGCCCCGGTGCAGAACCTGGTCGAGCTGATCCCGGCCCTCACCACCTCCGAGGGCACGCTCAGCCGCGCGCAGATCTTCGCGGAGAAGACGCTCGGCAAGCACGCCATCCGCGCCCAGGACCGCTCCGGCTTCGTCGTCAACGCCCTGCTGGTGCCCTACCTCCTCTCCGCCATCCGCATGTTCGAGTCCGGCATCGCCAGCCGCGAGGACATCGACAACGGCATGGAGATGGGCTGCGCCCACCCGATGGGCCCCCTGAAGCTCTCCGACCTCATCGGCCTGGACACGATCGTCTCGATCGCCAACTCGATGTACGCGGAGTACAAGGAGCCCCTGTACGCCGCTCCCCCGCTCCTGCAGCGCATGGTCGAGGCGGGCCGCCTGGGACGGAAGTCGGGGTCGGGCTTCTACTCGTACTGA
- a CDS encoding glycoside hydrolase family 10 protein translates to MATRAATVSRRTLALGTLAALATGPSAPAYASGQHRREMRGVWLATVANRDWPSRPGLAPEEQRAELIAHLDRAVADRLNTVIFQVRPTADALWPSPYEPWSQYLTGTQGRDPGWDPLGTAVHEAHARGLELHAWFNPYRIANHTDPTRLVPDHPARLHPEWVVPYGGKLYYNPGLPEVRRFVRRAMLDAVARYPVDAVHFDDYFYPYPVAGQTFDDDAAYDAYGGAFDDRAAWRRDNIDRLVREVAAGIRRVRPGTRFGISPFGVWRNAATDPRGSDTQAGVQTYDDLYADTRRWVREHWIDYVVPQIYWNIGFPAADYARLLDWWAEQAAGTRTRLYVGEALYKAGAAGQPPAWQDPAELSRHLALAARYPEVRGHVFFAAQDVARDPLGAMARVVADHYLRPARPPR, encoded by the coding sequence ATGGCCACTCGTGCGGCAACCGTCTCGCGGCGGACGCTCGCCCTGGGGACACTGGCGGCTCTGGCGACGGGACCGAGCGCCCCGGCGTACGCCTCCGGGCAGCACCGCCGGGAGATGCGCGGGGTGTGGCTCGCCACCGTCGCCAACCGGGACTGGCCCTCGCGGCCGGGACTCGCGCCCGAGGAGCAGCGCGCCGAGCTGATCGCCCACCTCGACCGGGCGGTGGCCGACCGGCTCAACACCGTGATCTTCCAGGTGCGCCCCACCGCCGACGCCCTGTGGCCCTCCCCGTACGAGCCCTGGTCCCAGTACCTGACCGGCACCCAGGGCCGTGACCCCGGCTGGGACCCGCTCGGCACCGCCGTCCACGAGGCCCACGCGCGCGGACTGGAACTGCACGCGTGGTTCAACCCCTACCGCATCGCCAACCACACCGACCCCACCCGGCTCGTCCCCGACCACCCGGCGCGCCTGCACCCGGAGTGGGTCGTGCCCTACGGCGGCAAGCTGTACTACAACCCTGGCCTGCCCGAGGTCCGGCGCTTCGTCCGCCGGGCGATGCTGGACGCGGTCGCCCGCTATCCCGTGGACGCCGTCCACTTCGACGACTACTTCTACCCGTACCCCGTCGCCGGACAGACCTTCGACGACGACGCCGCCTACGACGCGTACGGCGGCGCCTTCGACGACCGGGCCGCCTGGCGGCGTGACAACATCGACCGGCTGGTCCGCGAGGTCGCGGCCGGCATCCGGCGGGTGCGGCCCGGCACCCGCTTCGGGATCAGCCCCTTCGGGGTGTGGCGCAACGCCGCCACCGACCCACGCGGTTCCGACACCCAGGCGGGCGTGCAGACCTACGACGACCTGTACGCGGACACCCGGCGATGGGTCCGCGAGCACTGGATCGACTACGTCGTCCCGCAGATCTACTGGAACATCGGCTTCCCGGCCGCCGACTACGCCCGGCTCCTCGACTGGTGGGCGGAGCAGGCGGCGGGCACCCGGACCCGGCTTTACGTGGGGGAGGCGCTGTACAAGGCGGGCGCGGCCGGGCAGCCCCCGGCTTGGCAGGACCCCGCCGAACTGTCCCGGCATCTCGCGCTGGCCGCCCGGTATCCCGAGGTGCGCGGGCACGTCTTCTTCGCCGCCCAGGACGTGGCCCGCGATCCGCTGGGCGCGATGGCGCGGGTCGTCGCCGACCACTATCTGCGGCCGGCGAGACCCCCGCGCTGA
- a CDS encoding DUF1918 domain-containing protein produces MRASKGDHLVQHGRVVGQHDQVTEVVEVIGEEGEPPYRVRFEDGHEAIMSPGPDCQVRHHEDETN; encoded by the coding sequence ATGCGCGCGTCCAAGGGCGACCACCTTGTCCAGCACGGAAGAGTGGTCGGCCAACACGATCAGGTCACGGAAGTGGTCGAAGTGATCGGCGAGGAGGGCGAACCGCCCTACCGCGTCCGCTTCGAGGACGGGCACGAGGCCATCATGTCGCCCGGCCCGGACTGCCAGGTCCGTCACCACGAGGACGAGACGAACTAG
- a CDS encoding DMT family transporter, with protein sequence MRAQSSATDTTPITVTASREPLLLGSGQAALGVVAFSLTFPATAWGLESFGPWSLVAVRGVLAALVAGACLLLLRVPLPAARHLAGLAVVGAGTVLGFPLLTTLALQTSTTAHAAVVVGLLPLTTAAVSALRTGVRPSRRFWTAALAGAAAVVAFTVTQSGGALTRADAYLFAALLVCAAGYTEGGRLARAMPGWQVIGWALVLCLPLSALGTALALGHEPVRLTAHGIAGVLWVAVGSQFLGLLLWYRGMAAVGIPRASQLQLAQPLLTLVWSALLLGEHVPAAAPLTALAVLVCIAVTQRS encoded by the coding sequence ATGAGAGCACAGAGTAGCGCTACCGATACGACCCCGATAACAGTCACCGCGTCCCGCGAGCCCCTGCTCCTGGGCAGCGGCCAGGCGGCGCTCGGTGTCGTCGCCTTCTCCCTCACCTTCCCCGCCACCGCGTGGGGCCTGGAGAGCTTCGGGCCCTGGTCGCTGGTGGCGGTCCGGGGCGTCCTCGCGGCCCTGGTCGCGGGCGCCTGCCTGCTGCTCCTGCGGGTGCCACTGCCCGCCGCCCGCCATCTGGCGGGGCTCGCGGTGGTCGGAGCCGGTACGGTGCTCGGCTTCCCGCTGCTGACCACGCTCGCCCTCCAGACGTCCACCACCGCGCACGCGGCCGTCGTGGTCGGCCTGCTCCCGCTGACCACGGCCGCCGTGTCCGCCCTGCGCACCGGTGTGCGCCCCTCGCGTCGTTTCTGGACGGCCGCACTGGCGGGAGCGGCGGCCGTGGTCGCGTTCACGGTCACCCAGAGCGGCGGCGCCCTGACCAGGGCGGACGCCTACCTCTTCGCGGCGCTGCTGGTGTGCGCGGCCGGATACACCGAGGGCGGCAGGCTGGCCCGTGCCATGCCGGGCTGGCAGGTCATCGGCTGGGCGCTGGTGCTGTGCCTGCCGCTGAGCGCGCTCGGCACCGCGCTGGCGCTGGGCCACGAGCCGGTACGGCTCACCGCGCACGGGATCGCCGGGGTGCTGTGGGTCGCGGTGGGCTCGCAGTTCCTCGGGCTGCTCCTCTGGTACCGGGGCATGGCCGCCGTCGGCATCCCGCGGGCCAGCCAGTTGCAGTTGGCTCAGCCGCTGCTCACACTGGTGTGGTCGGCACTGCTACTGGGCGAGCACGTCCCCGCGGCGGCACCGCTGACCGCGCTCGCCGTGCTCGTCTGCATCGCCGTCACCCAACGGTCTTGA
- a CDS encoding PLP-dependent aminotransferase family protein, with product MNERSSVRELAEQLRMELDRYSPGGKLPSSRALVERFRVSPVTVSRALAQLAAEGLVVTRPGAGAFRAGPRALAPPAGDTSWQEVALSADAAGDVVPRTVDASGVMVSLPAPPPGVLELSGGYPHPCLQPEQAMAAALARAGRRPGAWGRPPLEGLPELREWFARGIGGSVTAAEVLIAAGGQSALATALRALAPPGAPVLVESPTYPGMLDLARAAGLRPVPVPVDPDGVRPDLLADAFRATGARVFVCQPLFQNPTGAVLAPDRRAEVLRIARASGAFVIEDDYVRRLAHADAPPLPRPLAADDPDGVVVHVGSLTKATSPSFRVSALAARGPVLERLRAIQIVDSFFVPRPLQEATLELVGSPAWPRHLRSLSAELAVRRETMTGALALELPELALPHIPFGGFHLWLRLPEGVPEAALTAAALRAGISITPGRAYFSAEPPAAHVRLSFAAVAGTGEITEGVRRLRAAWDEVR from the coding sequence ATGAACGAGCGTAGCAGTGTGCGTGAGCTGGCGGAACAGTTGCGCATGGAGCTGGACCGCTACTCACCCGGTGGAAAGCTCCCGTCGAGCCGGGCCCTGGTCGAACGGTTCCGGGTCAGCCCGGTGACCGTCTCCCGGGCGCTGGCCCAGCTCGCCGCCGAGGGGCTGGTCGTCACCCGGCCCGGCGCGGGCGCCTTCCGGGCCGGGCCGCGCGCCTTGGCACCGCCCGCCGGGGACACCTCCTGGCAGGAGGTCGCGCTGAGCGCCGACGCCGCCGGGGACGTCGTACCCCGCACCGTGGACGCCTCCGGGGTCATGGTCTCGCTGCCCGCCCCGCCGCCCGGCGTCCTGGAGCTGAGCGGCGGCTACCCGCACCCCTGCCTCCAGCCCGAGCAGGCGATGGCCGCCGCGCTCGCCCGCGCGGGACGGCGCCCCGGCGCCTGGGGCCGGCCGCCGCTGGAGGGGCTGCCGGAACTGCGGGAGTGGTTCGCGCGCGGCATCGGCGGCTCCGTCACCGCCGCCGAGGTGCTGATCGCGGCGGGCGGCCAGTCCGCGCTGGCCACCGCGCTGCGCGCGCTCGCCCCGCCCGGCGCGCCGGTCCTGGTCGAGTCGCCCACCTACCCCGGCATGCTCGACCTCGCCCGCGCGGCCGGCCTCAGGCCCGTCCCGGTCCCGGTCGACCCCGACGGCGTACGCCCCGACCTGCTGGCCGACGCCTTCCGCGCCACCGGGGCCCGCGTCTTCGTCTGCCAGCCCCTGTTCCAGAACCCGACTGGCGCCGTCCTCGCCCCCGACCGCCGTGCCGAGGTGCTGCGCATCGCCCGCGCCTCGGGCGCCTTCGTGATCGAGGACGACTACGTACGCCGCCTCGCGCACGCCGACGCGCCCCCGCTGCCCCGCCCGCTCGCGGCGGACGACCCGGACGGCGTCGTCGTGCACGTCGGCTCGCTCACCAAGGCGACCTCGCCCAGCTTCCGGGTGAGCGCTCTCGCCGCACGCGGGCCGGTGCTGGAACGGCTGCGCGCCATCCAGATCGTGGACAGCTTCTTCGTGCCCCGGCCGCTCCAGGAGGCGACGCTCGAACTCGTGGGCTCTCCGGCCTGGCCGCGCCATCTGCGCTCACTGTCGGCCGAGTTGGCGGTGCGGCGCGAGACCATGACCGGGGCGCTCGCGCTCGAACTGCCCGAACTCGCCCTGCCGCACATCCCGTTCGGCGGCTTCCACCTCTGGCTCCGCCTGCCCGAGGGCGTCCCGGAGGCCGCCCTGACCGCGGCCGCCCTTCGCGCGGGCATCTCCATCACCCCCGGCCGCGCCTACTTCAGCGCCGAACCCCCGGCGGCCCACGTCCGGCTGAGCTTCGCCGCGGTCGCGGGTACGGGGGAGATCACGGAGGGGGTGCGAC